A window from Pokkaliibacter sp. MBI-7 encodes these proteins:
- a CDS encoding LysR family transcriptional regulator translates to MQRPHLPLKALLAFEAAARHLSFTLAAQEMNVTQAAVSHQVKALEERLGVTLFRRLSRGLALTPEGEALLPSLRRSFDTMAHSLRQVSESQGKQPLTIGVVGTFATGWLLPRLVDFYQQFPWIDLRLSTHNNRVNLAEEGLDLAVRFGDGAWHGTLAEPLMASPLTPLCTPQMAAQLTDVEGLLRCQLLRSYREEEWSEWFTAAGLPGALPLRSPIQFDSSLTMMEAARQGHGVALAPVAMFRSWVEAGWVCQPFAAQVAMGRYWLTRLRNRDETAAMRTFSEWLQQAMDKELI, encoded by the coding sequence TGAAGCTGCCGCCCGCCATTTAAGTTTTACTCTGGCGGCGCAGGAAATGAATGTGACACAGGCGGCCGTGAGCCATCAGGTAAAGGCGCTGGAAGAACGTCTGGGCGTGACGCTGTTTCGCAGGCTTTCCCGCGGGCTGGCCCTGACGCCTGAAGGTGAGGCCCTGCTGCCAAGCCTTCGGCGCTCGTTTGACACGATGGCGCACTCCCTGCGGCAAGTCAGTGAAAGTCAGGGCAAGCAGCCATTGACCATCGGTGTCGTGGGCACTTTCGCAACGGGCTGGCTATTGCCTCGGCTGGTGGACTTTTATCAGCAGTTTCCGTGGATCGATCTGCGGCTGTCGACCCATAACAACCGGGTCAATCTGGCGGAAGAAGGGCTGGATCTCGCCGTGCGTTTTGGTGACGGCGCCTGGCACGGCACGCTGGCAGAACCCCTGATGGCCTCGCCGCTCACTCCTCTGTGCACACCTCAGATGGCCGCGCAACTCACGGATGTTGAGGGCTTGCTGCGCTGCCAGCTGCTGCGTTCCTATCGGGAAGAGGAATGGAGCGAGTGGTTTACCGCAGCCGGTTTGCCCGGTGCCTTGCCGCTGCGAAGTCCCATTCAGTTTGACTCTTCCCTCACCATGATGGAGGCCGCTCGACAGGGTCACGGCGTGGCGCTGGCGCCGGTGGCGATGTTCCGCAGCTGGGTGGAAGCTGGCTGGGTATGTCAGCCTTTTGCTGCACAGGTGGCGATGGGCCGCTACTGGCTGACGCGACTGCGCAATCGTGATGAAACCGCGGCCATGCGGACGTTTAGTGAATGGCTACAGCAGGCCATGGATAAGGAACTGATATAA
- a CDS encoding molybdopterin-dependent oxidoreductase has product MTSRAFNSMPAGQGAAMLCWLCAVLLLVGQAAFAADADSLPEPQGKVVLTISGALQQRNRGNEAQFDLAMLQAMKQYDIVTVTPWTEGLHRYRGVRLSELLARVGAKGDWAIAYGLDDFHARVDLSLASQHGAIIALFADGHALTVRSKGPLWLIFPLSDAPQLDTPAVANQMVWQLNHLQLEP; this is encoded by the coding sequence ATGACAAGCCGGGCATTCAACTCGATGCCAGCAGGGCAGGGCGCGGCCATGCTTTGCTGGCTGTGTGCGGTACTGTTGCTGGTGGGGCAGGCCGCCTTTGCCGCTGACGCAGACAGCCTGCCTGAACCTCAGGGTAAGGTCGTCCTGACCATCAGTGGTGCGCTGCAACAGCGTAATCGTGGTAATGAGGCGCAGTTTGATCTGGCCATGCTGCAGGCCATGAAGCAATACGACATCGTCACTGTCACCCCCTGGACCGAAGGTCTGCACCGCTACCGTGGTGTCCGGCTCAGCGAGCTGCTGGCGCGGGTGGGCGCCAAAGGTGACTGGGCCATCGCCTACGGTCTGGATGACTTTCATGCCCGGGTCGATCTGTCGCTGGCCAGCCAACATGGAGCCATCATCGCCCTGTTTGCCGATGGTCACGCACTGACGGTGCGTAGCAAAGGCCCGCTGTGGCTGATCTTCCCTTTGTCAGATGCACCCCAGCTGGATACGCCCGCTGTGGCTAATCAGATGGTCTGGCAACTCAATCACCTGCAGCTGGAACCCTGA
- a CDS encoding GGDEF and EAL domain-containing protein, translating to MARLRPWLLYLMVLVFVLLSGFSIAGYFTNVHLVSVQQQSSAWSLSQLQLQLQRFCLSLQLYEAGRRDKEQLQLSYDLLWSRVDIFLQGRDSEALRRQPGVTEQISQLAALLRANADTISALPDGESTGSMVLGGVFNPFQEVINTIMVDTLTSSESLQSLRTVERAQQQLAFSLIGLVISGLLLALYLLRQYRRYTLLALHDPLTSLANRSAFQMQLQQAAHQPGDALLCLIDLNQFREVNLTLGQAQGDAMLQRTGRRLRSNLPATAVIARLESDDFAVLLTDMADQSVVLCQLQQLQQALVFEYFLPDRVFQVRASIGLALSKGGFDADTLLAQASMALDQAKRSHSSTPVLFADAMAVAASRRRALLESISMGLMDVSISNPLRLVYQPLYALDCREMTGMEVLVRWQHPEFGAIAPLEIIELVENSGLGQTYANWLLERIRHDLQLDELPWPSHLRIAINLSPSIFTTQLPQWLDSRLTQIGLPAAQLLVEITETIAMVEFKRSQFIINELHKLGITVALDDFGTGYSSLSYLRELQVDKLKIDKSFIRQLHADSKQRMFVRHIVRLSHYLDVRVVAEGIETEAEERMAHKLGCDEGQGYHYARPLEAEAMRVRLGQERLPKPLPHAHGS from the coding sequence ATGGCCCGGTTGCGCCCCTGGCTGCTGTACCTCATGGTGCTGGTGTTTGTGCTGCTGTCGGGGTTCTCCATCGCCGGTTATTTCACCAACGTGCACCTGGTGTCAGTGCAGCAGCAATCCAGCGCCTGGTCACTGTCACAACTGCAGCTGCAACTGCAGCGCTTCTGCCTGTCGTTGCAGTTGTACGAGGCGGGCAGGCGCGACAAGGAACAACTGCAGCTCAGCTACGACCTGCTGTGGAGCCGGGTCGATATCTTTCTGCAGGGTCGTGACAGCGAGGCCTTGCGGCGGCAGCCGGGAGTGACCGAGCAGATCTCCCAGCTGGCGGCTCTGCTGCGCGCCAACGCCGATACCATCAGCGCCCTGCCAGACGGAGAAAGTACCGGCAGCATGGTGCTGGGCGGTGTGTTTAACCCCTTTCAGGAGGTGATCAACACCATCATGGTGGATACCCTCACCAGTTCAGAATCACTGCAGTCATTACGCACAGTGGAGCGGGCGCAGCAGCAGCTGGCCTTCAGCCTGATCGGTCTGGTGATCAGCGGCCTGTTGCTGGCGCTGTACCTGCTGCGTCAGTACCGCCGCTATACCCTGCTGGCCCTGCATGATCCGCTGACCTCGCTGGCCAATCGCAGTGCCTTTCAGATGCAGTTGCAACAGGCTGCACATCAGCCGGGCGATGCCCTGCTGTGCCTGATCGATCTCAATCAGTTCAGGGAGGTCAACCTGACCCTCGGTCAGGCTCAGGGAGATGCCATGCTGCAGCGTACCGGGCGCCGTCTGCGCAGCAATCTGCCAGCCACGGCGGTGATCGCCCGGCTGGAAAGTGATGACTTTGCCGTGCTGCTGACCGATATGGCTGACCAGAGTGTGGTGCTCTGCCAGCTGCAGCAGTTACAGCAGGCACTGGTGTTTGAGTACTTCCTGCCGGACCGGGTGTTTCAGGTGCGTGCCAGTATCGGCCTGGCGCTGAGTAAGGGGGGCTTTGATGCTGACACCCTGCTGGCTCAGGCCAGCATGGCGCTGGATCAGGCCAAGCGCAGCCACAGCAGCACTCCGGTACTGTTTGCCGATGCCATGGCGGTGGCCGCCAGCCGACGGCGTGCCTTGCTGGAGTCCATCAGTATGGGCTTGATGGATGTCTCCATCAGCAACCCTTTGCGGCTGGTGTATCAGCCGCTGTACGCACTGGACTGCCGGGAAATGACGGGTATGGAAGTGCTGGTGCGCTGGCAGCATCCTGAGTTCGGTGCCATCGCGCCGCTGGAAATCATCGAGCTGGTGGAAAACAGCGGCCTTGGCCAGACCTATGCCAACTGGCTGCTGGAGCGCATTCGCCACGATCTGCAGCTGGATGAACTGCCCTGGCCATCGCATCTGCGCATTGCCATTAACCTCTCGCCCTCGATTTTCACCACTCAACTGCCGCAATGGCTCGACAGCCGGCTGACGCAGATCGGCCTGCCTGCCGCGCAGCTGCTGGTGGAAATCACCGAAACCATCGCCATGGTGGAGTTCAAGCGCAGCCAGTTCATCATCAACGAGCTGCATAAACTGGGCATCACTGTGGCGCTGGATGACTTCGGTACCGGTTACTCATCGCTGTCCTACCTGCGTGAATTACAGGTCGACAAGCTGAAGATCGACAAGAGTTTTATCCGCCAGCTGCATGCCGACAGTAAACAGCGCATGTTCGTTCGTCATATTGTGCGGCTGTCGCACTATCTCGACGTCCGCGTAGTGGCCGAAGGGATCGAAACGGAAGCAGAGGAGCGGATGGCCCACAAGCTCGGCTGTGATGAAGGCCAGGGCTATCACTATGCCCGGCCGCTGGAGGCCGAGGCCATGCGTGTACGACTGGGGCAGGAGCGTCTGCCCAAACCCCTGCCTCATGCCCATGGCTCATGA
- a CDS encoding methylamine utilization protein, which yields MKQLGGKIRALAVLVLLGSASLPVPAATVSWQLRVQDGTGLALSDVVVELTQPGEATGTPRQTAVVQRNKTFVPFVTVVPTGSTVMFPNEDTVRHHVYSFSAAKTFEIPLYHGDSIPVVFDKQGVVVLGCNIHDSMLAYIVVSDAPWQAVTDASGVVKFDLPAGQYRLKLWHPRQQKPLPEQSIEVSRDATVQTISLPVTAAKPVTTMDYSY from the coding sequence ATGAAACAGCTTGGGGGGAAGATCAGGGCGCTGGCCGTGCTGGTGCTGCTGGGCAGCGCGAGCTTACCGGTGCCGGCGGCGACGGTCAGCTGGCAACTCAGGGTGCAGGACGGAACGGGTCTGGCTCTGAGTGATGTGGTGGTCGAGTTGACCCAGCCCGGTGAGGCGACAGGAACCCCGCGTCAAACCGCGGTTGTGCAGCGTAACAAAACCTTCGTCCCCTTTGTCACCGTAGTGCCGACAGGCAGTACGGTGATGTTCCCCAATGAGGACACGGTACGTCATCACGTCTATTCCTTTTCGGCAGCCAAAACCTTTGAAATTCCGCTCTATCACGGTGACTCCATTCCTGTTGTCTTTGACAAACAAGGAGTTGTGGTATTGGGTTGTAACATTCATGACAGTATGCTGGCCTACATTGTGGTCAGTGATGCACCCTGGCAGGCGGTCACCGATGCCAGCGGTGTGGTGAAGTTTGACCTGCCCGCAGGTCAGTACCGGCTGAAGCTCTGGCACCCGCGCCAGCAAAAGCCGTTGCCGGAACAGAGCATTGAGGTCAGCCGTGATGCCACCGTGCAGACCATCAGCCTGCCGGTGACCGCAGCCAAACCGGTGACCACGATGGATTACAGTTACTGA
- a CDS encoding EAL domain-containing protein — protein MFASFRSRLIILILLILTLTQVLTAAYTLSAMSHRIQDEGQQHLLVGNRVFDNAIRSNGEQLLKAMRILTADFAFKQTVMMHERETTESVLRNHAGRIGADLVFLMDLDGKVTASNDQQLEVGQPFPISDVIEHARDKGQTIDVLVVNSKVYEVVVVPLQAPQRIAWVGMGFPLNNLLADQISGIANVDISFVGYDDGKQLLMASTLPGDMVREVEQEIDAQRPPINKIFAVANGRYSSLMLPLATAGNEPVFALLHMDGKPLQAEYDQLRNKLLLVFFLTVLVGIGVAWPVSRSVSGPVQELAAYAEAIGRGDSALPPAEGKGELAMLNRTLQQMQDNIRSREQQLTFQSSHDDLTGLLNRAAMVRELGTLLQQPSIASGTLLQLCIRDFKQINNVLGYHNGDRVLQCFAERLSSLPLHTVARIGGDEFMLIAEGEQGEEQICQLLAPLSQSLDIDGTRISLRTAAGVVYFPTQGTNVNVLGRRSDIALNLAKHDNLPLFIYHQGLDESHRRELQLIQDLRPALENGDIFLVYQPKVSLAAGNCQHAEALIRWQHAELGFVPPDEFIRLAEHSGNISLISRWVVRTALAQAGVWWQQGIQMRVAVNLSIHDLSEPAFMRELADTLREHPEAAQYLSFEVTESMVMSDAEQVIRALQQLRDMGFSLAIDDFGTGHSSLAYLKRLPVDELKIDKAFVQNVNNDAKDAMIVSAAIQLGHAMNMKITAEGVETADGVATLKQLGCDVVQGYYFSRPIRAADFEQWLEKPIQVA, from the coding sequence ATGTTTGCCAGTTTTCGTAGCCGCCTGATCATTCTGATCCTGCTTATTCTGACCCTGACTCAGGTGCTGACCGCGGCCTACACCCTCAGTGCCATGAGTCATCGTATTCAGGATGAAGGTCAGCAGCACCTGCTGGTCGGCAACCGGGTGTTCGACAATGCCATTCGCTCCAACGGCGAACAGCTGCTCAAGGCGATGCGGATTCTCACCGCTGACTTTGCCTTCAAACAGACCGTGATGATGCATGAGCGCGAGACCACCGAGTCGGTGCTGCGTAATCATGCAGGCCGCATCGGCGCTGATCTGGTGTTCCTGATGGACCTCGACGGCAAGGTCACCGCCTCCAATGACCAGCAGCTCGAAGTGGGTCAGCCCTTTCCCATCAGTGATGTGATTGAACACGCCCGTGACAAGGGCCAGACCATCGATGTACTGGTGGTCAACAGCAAGGTCTATGAAGTGGTGGTGGTCCCGCTGCAGGCCCCCCAGCGGATCGCCTGGGTAGGCATGGGCTTCCCCCTCAATAACCTGCTGGCTGATCAGATCAGTGGTATCGCCAACGTCGATATCAGTTTTGTTGGTTATGACGACGGCAAGCAGCTGCTGATGGCCTCCACCCTGCCCGGCGACATGGTCAGGGAGGTGGAGCAGGAGATTGATGCGCAGCGTCCGCCCATCAACAAGATTTTTGCTGTCGCCAACGGGCGTTATTCCTCGCTGATGCTGCCCCTGGCCACCGCAGGCAATGAGCCGGTGTTTGCCCTGCTGCATATGGATGGTAAGCCACTGCAGGCTGAATACGACCAGCTGCGCAACAAGCTGCTGCTGGTGTTTTTCCTCACCGTGCTGGTGGGTATCGGGGTGGCCTGGCCGGTGTCGCGCTCGGTATCCGGGCCGGTGCAGGAGCTGGCTGCCTATGCCGAAGCCATCGGCCGTGGCGACTCGGCCCTGCCGCCTGCGGAGGGCAAGGGTGAACTGGCCATGCTCAACCGTACCCTGCAACAGATGCAGGACAACATCCGTAGCCGTGAGCAGCAGCTGACCTTCCAGAGCAGTCATGACGACCTGACCGGTCTGCTCAACCGTGCCGCCATGGTGCGCGAACTGGGAACGCTGCTGCAGCAACCCAGCATTGCCAGCGGCACCCTGCTGCAGCTGTGCATCCGCGATTTCAAACAGATCAACAACGTACTCGGGTACCACAATGGCGACCGTGTACTGCAGTGCTTTGCTGAACGCCTCAGTTCACTGCCCCTGCACACCGTGGCCCGTATCGGTGGTGATGAGTTCATGCTGATTGCCGAAGGCGAGCAGGGTGAGGAACAGATCTGCCAGCTGCTGGCGCCGCTCAGCCAGTCACTGGATATCGACGGCACCCGCATCAGTCTGCGCACGGCGGCGGGGGTGGTGTATTTCCCCACCCAGGGCACCAACGTCAATGTACTGGGGCGACGCAGTGATATTGCTCTCAACCTTGCCAAGCACGATAACCTGCCGCTGTTTATCTACCATCAGGGGCTGGATGAGTCTCACCGCCGTGAGCTGCAGCTGATTCAGGATCTGCGTCCGGCACTGGAGAACGGTGACATCTTCCTGGTGTATCAGCCCAAGGTCAGTCTGGCGGCGGGTAACTGCCAGCACGCCGAAGCGCTGATCCGCTGGCAGCATGCCGAGCTGGGCTTTGTGCCGCCGGATGAGTTTATCCGTCTGGCGGAGCACTCCGGCAACATCAGCCTGATCTCGCGCTGGGTGGTGCGTACCGCGCTGGCGCAGGCCGGAGTGTGGTGGCAGCAGGGCATCCAGATGCGGGTCGCGGTCAACCTGTCGATTCACGATCTCAGTGAGCCTGCTTTTATGCGTGAGCTGGCAGATACCCTGCGCGAGCACCCTGAGGCGGCACAGTATCTGTCCTTTGAGGTCACCGAAAGCATGGTGATGAGCGATGCCGAGCAGGTGATCAGGGCGTTGCAGCAGCTACGCGACATGGGCTTCTCCCTTGCCATTGATGACTTCGGCACCGGTCATTCCAGTCTGGCCTACCTGAAGCGCCTGCCGGTGGATGAACTGAAGATCGACAAGGCCTTCGTACAGAACGTCAACAACGATGCCAAGGATGCCATGATCGTCTCGGCGGCCATTCAGCTTGGCCATGCGATGAATATGAAGATCACCGCCGAAGGGGTGGAAACTGCCGACGGTGTCGCCACCCTAAAACAACTGGGCTGCGATGTGGTGCAGGGCTATTACTTCAGCCGGCCGATCCGTGCCGCCGACTTCGAGCAGTGGCTGGAGAAACCGATTCAGGTGGCCTGA
- a CDS encoding peptidoglycan-binding protein, translated as MINKSSLRPGMKGAQVKEIQQLLNALLSPSPALTVDGDFGQKTKDAVVRFQQQAELKADGVVGPATWKALTQSTASQSARPLPQYRLADIARDYLGVKETGNNRAGNSIKLQEIFAADDLLVGGKTDGYPWCAAFVSLCVQKLCQQSGYFGTLNPPREASVSNFLNVWAKNQGCMIFSPTSTVDQPIKGDIAVFTFSHIGIVESNAGNSLTTIEGNTNAAGSREGQYVARKHRSFGAVRKFIRLPMTTSALGQQLSEFLRYC; from the coding sequence ATGATTAACAAAAGTTCTCTGCGCCCCGGAATGAAAGGCGCTCAGGTCAAAGAAATACAGCAGCTGCTTAATGCACTGCTATCCCCCTCGCCTGCCCTTACCGTTGACGGGGACTTTGGCCAGAAAACAAAAGACGCCGTCGTGAGGTTTCAGCAGCAAGCCGAATTGAAGGCAGATGGCGTGGTAGGTCCTGCCACGTGGAAGGCACTGACTCAGTCGACAGCAAGCCAGAGCGCGCGGCCCCTGCCGCAATACAGACTGGCGGACATTGCCCGTGACTATCTTGGAGTCAAAGAAACCGGCAACAACCGTGCGGGAAACAGCATCAAGTTACAGGAAATTTTTGCAGCAGATGATCTGCTGGTGGGTGGCAAAACCGATGGTTATCCTTGGTGCGCTGCTTTTGTATCTTTGTGCGTGCAGAAACTTTGTCAGCAGTCAGGCTATTTCGGCACACTCAATCCTCCCCGAGAGGCATCCGTCAGCAACTTCCTCAACGTCTGGGCCAAGAATCAGGGCTGTATGATCTTCTCACCGACGAGCACGGTAGATCAGCCGATCAAAGGCGATATAGCTGTCTTCACCTTCTCTCACATCGGTATTGTTGAATCCAATGCAGGCAACTCACTGACGACTATCGAAGGCAATACGAATGCCGCTGGCAGCCGTGAAGGCCAGTATGTGGCCAGAAAGCATCGCTCCTTTGGCGCTGTCAGAAAGTTCATCAGGCTGCCAATGACAACCTCTGCGCTGGGGCAGCAACTGAGCGAGTTTCTGCGTTATTGCTAA